From the genome of Streptomyces sp. NBC_00523:
TCGGCGGCGATCTGCTCGGGGCGCTCGTCGCGGGCGGCGCGTTCGCCGCGTTCCTCTCCACCGCGTCCGGGCTCACCATGGCCGTCGCCGGGGTCATCACCCAGGACGTGCTGCCCTCGCGCGGGGTGCGGCACTTCCGGCTGGCCACCGTCCTCGCCATCTCCGTGCCGCTGGCCGGCTCGCTGATGGTCAGCCGGGTCCCCGTCGCCGACTCCGTGGGCATGGCCTTCGCCGTCTCCGCGTCCTCCTTCTGCCCGCTGCTCGTCCTCGGCATCTGGTGGCGCCGGCTCACCCCGCCCGGGGCGGTGGCCGGGCTCCTGCTCGGCGGCGGATCCGCGCTGCTCTCCGTCGCCATCACGGTCAGCGGCGCGGTCCGCCCGCCCGGCTGGCCGCACGCCCTGCTCGCCTGGCCCGCCGTCTGGTCCGTGCCCGTCGGCTTCCTCGCCATGATCCTGGTCTCGCTCGCCACGCCGAGCCGGATACCGCCCGGCACCAACGCCGCCATGACCCGCTTCCACCTGCCCGAAGCGCTCACCACCGGGAGGCACCGGTGACCGGGGCCGGATACGCCGTCATCGTCGTGCTCGCCCTCCTGCTGTTCGGCGGGGGCCTCCTGCTCGGCCGCCGCACCGCCCGGCCGCTGCGCACCAGCGACGTCGGCACGCCCGTCGAGCACGCCACCTTCGAGACCCTGCACACCGCGTCCCTGGCCGCGCCCCCGCTCCGCGCCGGGCTCACCGAGGACAGCGCCCGCCGGTCGGCGCGCCGGCTGCGCTCGCTGCTCGGCACCGAAGCGCTGTGCCTCACCGACCGCGACGGGGTCCTCGTCTGGGACGGCGAGGGCGACCACCACGGCCGGGACGTCATGGAGCAGGTCGCGGGCGTCCTGGAGACCGGCCGCGACACCGCCTTCCGCAGCGACTGCGACGACCTGGACTGCCCGCTGAAGTGGGCCGTCGCCGTGCCGCTGACCGTCGACCACCGCGTCCTCGGCACCCTCGTCGCCTACGCCCCGCGCGAGTCGGCCGTCCTGGCCCGGGCGGCGGGCGAGGTCGCCCGCTGGGTCTGCGTCCAGCTGGAACTGGCCGAGCTCGACCGCTCCCGCACCCAGCTCATCGAGGCCGAGATCAGGGCCCTGCGCGCCCAGATCTCCCCGCACTTCATCTTCAACTCCCTGGCCGCCATCGCGTCCTTCGTCCGCACCGACCCGGAGCAGGCCCGCGAACTACTCCTCGAATTCGCGGACTTCACGCGCTACTCGTTCCGCAGCCACGGCGACTTCACGACCCTCGCGGACGAGCTGCACTCCATCGACCAGTACCTCGCCCTGGTCCGGGCCCGCTTCGGCGAACGGCTCTCCGTCACCCTCCAGGTCGCCCCCGAGGTCCTGCCCGTCGCCCTGCCCTTCCTCTGCCTCCAGCCGCTCGTGGAGAACGCCGTCAAACACGGCCTCGAAGGCGCCGTCACGTCCAGCCGCATCACCATCAGCGCCCTGGACGCCGGCTCCGAGGCCGAGGTCGTCATCGAGGACGACGGCACCGGCATGGACCCCCAGCGGCTGCGCCACATCCTGCGCGGCGAGGGCGGAAGATCCACCGGCATCGGCCTGCTCAACGTGGACGAACGGCTCCGCCAGGTGTACGGGGACGAGTACGGGCTCGTCATCGAGACGGGCATCGGGGCCGGGATGCGGATCACCGTACGGCTGCCGAAGTACCGGGCCGGGGTCCACGGGTCCTGAGTGGCGCGCCGTGGTGCGGTCGCCCCGCCCTAGTTGTATTGCCCTGTGAGGTTGGGGACGCGGCTGGCGGGTGGCTTGCCTGCGAGCGCGGTGTGTCCGCGGTGGTGATTGTAGGTGTGCAGCCAGCCGGGGAACGCGTCGCGTCGTTCCTGCTCTGATTGGTAGGGGCGGGCGTAGGCCCACTCGTCGAGCAGGGTGCGGTTGAGGCGTTCGACCTTGCCGTTGGTCTGCGGCCGGTAGGGGCGGGTTCGCTTGTGGGTGATCCCGGCCGCTGCCAGGGTGTCGCGCCAGGTGTGGGACTTGTAGCAGGAGCCGTTGTCGGTCAGGACGCGTTCGACGGTGATGCCTGCGCTGGTGAAGTAGGCGTGGGCCCGCTGCCAGAAGGCGGTGGCGGTCTCCTTCTTCTCGTTGGTGTGGATCTCGCTGTAGGCGAGGCGGGAGTGGTCGTCGACGGCGGTGTGGATGTAGCTGTAGCCGGCGCTCTTGCGGGTCTTGCGGCCGGCCTGGCGGCCCAGCACCTTGTGGCCGCCGCCGTCGGGGATGTTGCCGAGCTTCTTGATGTCCACGTGCACCAGTTCGCCGGGCTTCTCGCGTTCGTAGCGGCGTATGTTCCGGCCGGTCGCACGGTCCAGATGGGTTAGACGGGCGAGCCCGAACCGGGTGAGGACCCGGTGCACGGTCGAGGGCACCAGTCGCAGGTGGTGGGCGATGCGGGCCGGGCCCCAGCGCCGTAGGACACGAACTTTGATGATGCGCCGCTCGGTGCGGGTCGGGGTCCGCCCGGGACTGTGACGAGGACGCGAGGAGCGGTCGGTCATGCCCGCTTCACCGAGGTGCCGGTAGCGGCCGGCCCAGCGCTGGGCTGTGGTTGGTGAGACCTGGAAGCGTTCGGCGGCTCGGCGCAGCGGCCAGCCCTCCTCGACCACACAGCGGGCCAGGCGCAGGCGTCCAGTCTCGGTCAGGGGTGCATTACGGTGGGGCACGAGGGCCTTTCGGTCAGGTGTTGACATCGCAATCCACACCGAACCGGAAGGCCCTCACCTGCTTCAAGATCCCTCAGCCGAGACCTGGCTCACCCGTCCACAACCTCCCAGGACAGAACACCTAGTACAGGTGCACCGCGAGGTGCCCCAGCGGCAGGCCCAGCTGCCAGGCCGGGGTCCACACCTGCGCCTCCTCCTCCGGGGCCTGTGCCGCGCCCTCCACCGGCTCCCAGGGCGGCAGCGGGCCGATGGCCTCCAGATCGGCGGCCAGCAGCTCGGTCTCCTCCAGCCACCGCCAGGCCGACCGGGCCAGCGCCAGATCCGCTTCGGTGCCGCCCGCCACCGGGGCGGCCAGCCGGGTGCGCACCCAGTGGCGCCACGGAGTCCCGGACGCGGTGAGCAGCCGCAGCTCGTCCACCCGCGCGGCCGGCAGCGCCCCGGCCACCGCACCGTCCAGCAGGAAGATGGTCAGCGCCAGCGCGTCCCGCCCCGCCCGGAACTCCAGCGTCGCCGGCTCCATCAGGTCGCCGGTGCGCAGCAGTTCGTCGGCCAGGTACTCCGCGTACATCCAGGCCATCGGGACCGGCAGCTCGCCCGCGCCGGACCCCTCATGACGTTCCGGAGGCATCCCGTATCGCCCCATTCCCTCGGTTTCGGGCCCGTACGGCCGGCGGGCCGCCCGGCCGGTCGCCCACGCAGCATTGAACCGGGGGAGCGCGCCCCGCGTGGCCGGAAATGCAGGATCCGCCGTACCGGATGCGTCACAGGCACGAGCTGCCGACGACCGTCCGTCCCTGCGAAGGGCGGCGCGTGTAGCCGGGGAGGTTACGGGAGAGCAGCCGCAGCGCGTAATGCGAACGCGACTTGACCGTGCCCGCCGGTATCCCGAGCACCTCGGCCGTCTCGCCCACGCTCAGCCCGCGGAAGTAGATCTGCACCAGCACCGACCGGTGCTCCGGGCTCAGGGCGCGGACCGCCTCGCGCACATCGAGCGCCGCGACCGCGGACTCCGCCGTGTCGGCCCCCGCCGGCGCGCACTCCAGACCGGCGTCACTGACCTCGGCCGGCCGGGCCAGCCGGGAGCGCCGGGCGTCGATCGCCAGTCGGCGGGCCACCGTGAAGAGCCAGGGCCGCATCGACTCGTACGGTCCGTCGAACGCCTCCGGGTGCTGCCAGGCCCGCACCAGCGTCTCCTGGAGCAGGTCCTCGGCCCGCTGCCGGTCACCGAAGGTCAGCCCGAGCAGGAAGTGGAACAGGGCGGGGCCGTGGTCACGCTGGAGTTCCGCGAGCGCCCGCTCATCGGTCTTCGTCGTGGTCATGGTGAACGCCCTTCCCGCCAAGGTCCGCCTCGTTGCCGACCTGGCGTATACGAGCGCATTCAGGCCACGGGGAACAGGACAAACGCCGCCCCGTGCGACGAGCGGTCGCTCAGAGCGGCGAATGGTGCGGTGAACGGTCGGGCGGCACCCCGGGCGGGGCTCACGGCACCACGGACGGGCGTGACTACGGCACCACGGTGACCGGCCAGCGGCCCGCCTTGACCAGGCGTACGGCCACCGAACCGATGAAGCGGTGCCCCGCCGACTCCGAGGCCCCCACCACCACGGCGTCCGCCTTGAGTTCGTCGGCGGCGGTCACCAGACCGTTGTACGGGTCGCCCCGGAAGGTGTGGAACTCCCAGCGGACATCCCATATGTCCTTCATCCGGGCCGTCGACTGCCGGATCTCCTCCACCAGCCCCTCGGCCACCTCGGCGGTCGCGTCGCCGACCGGAGCCCCGAGCGCCGCGCCCGCCGCCAGCACCGGCTGGACGTACACCAGCGCCAGCATGGCCCGCTGCCGGCGCGCGAGCCCGGCCGCGTAGGCCGCCGCGCGCATGGACGACTCGGAACCGTCGAGGCCCGCGACGATCACCTTCGGTCCGTCTGTGCCACGTTCGAACTGGTGGGAGTGCTGATCTGTCACGGCAGTGAGGCTATCGGCTCGCCCCGGGGCTTCGGGCCCGGGCTCCCGGCGACCGCGCCCCGCTCACCTCGGCCGTCGGGGCTTTCCCGCCATCCGGGTGCAAAAACCCCGGCGGCCGGTGTCGCTGAGACGGGCCGCGGGACGGGCGTGCGAGCAGTGGGGGATGAAGAGTGAGCACAGGCTGCCCTCGCGGAGAACGGTCCTGCGACTGGCCGCAGGGCTGGGAACCGCCACCGCCGTGGCGCTCGTCGCCACGGACCCCGTCACCTCCCCGCCCCGGTCGGCGGCCCCCGTCACGGGGGCGGCGGGAGCCCCGGCCGCCGTCTTCCGCGGTGGGCCGCTCGCCTACCGGCTGCGGCCCATGACCGGACAGGCACCGCCCCGCTACCGCCCCGCCGCACCACCGGTCCGCACCCGGCCGTTCGAGCAGCTGCCCGACATCGGGAACGCCATGGTGCTGTCCTTCGACGACGGCCCCGACCCGCTGTACACCCCGCACATCCTGGACACGCTGCGCGCGCACGACGTACGGGCGATGTTCTTCCTGTGCGGGGAGATGGCGAACGACAACCGCGACCTGGTCCGCCGGATCTCCGACGAGGGGCACACCGTGGGCAACCACTCGTGGACGCACCCCCTGGTCACCAAGCTCTCCCGGGCCGGGGTCACCGACGAGCTGGGGCGTACCAGCGAGGTCATCGAGAAGATCACCGGCGAGGCGCCGCTCTGGTACCGGGCGCCCTACGGTGCCTGGAACCGCAACTCCTTCGAGATCGGCGCCGCCCTGGGCATGGAACCGATGGCCTGGACCGTGGACACCCTCGACTGGACCGTGCCCGGCACCGGCACCATCGTCCGCCGGGTCAGACAGGGCGCCGGTGCCGGGGTCGTGGTGCTCTCGCACGACGCGGGCGGAAACCGCTCGCAGAGCGTGGCGGCGCTCCGCCGGTATCTGCCGGAGCTGCTGGACGACGGATACCGGCTCACGGTGCCGCAACGCCGCTGACGGGCGACGGTCAGCGGGTCTCCACCAGGCGGGCGAAGACCACCACGTTGCCGTCGTAGCCGTTGGCCTTGGTGTAGCCGCCGCCGCAGGTGATGACCCGCAGCTCCGGCTGCCCGGTGTCGCCGTACACCCGGGCGCCGGGGAAGTCGTTCTTGGCGAAGACCTCGACGCCGTACACCTCGAAGACCGCCACCCGGTCGTCGCTGCGGTCGATCTCGATGTGGTCCCCCTTCTTCAGCGAGCCGAGCCCGTAGAAGACGGCGGGCCCCGCCTTGTTGTCGACGTGGCCGACGATGACGGAGGTGCCGGCCTGACCGGGGGAGACGCCGTTCTGGTACCAGCCCGCCAGGTTGGGGTCCTCCGGCGGCGGCGTCTCGATCCAGCCGTCCGGGTCGAGACTCACGTCGATGACCGGTGCGTCGACCTGGATGTCGGGGATCGCCACGCGGGTGACCGGGGCGTACGGGAGCGGCTTGACGACCGGGCCCGCGGCGGGTGCGGCGGGGGCGTTGTTCTGGTGGCCCACGGAGGCGGCTGCGACCGGCTGCGGGGGGCCGGGGGAGAGGTCGGCCCCGTTGCGCATGAGTGCCAGACCGGAGAGCATCGCCAGGGCGAGCGCGCCCCACGGCGAGTGTCGGATCCGTTCCGGTCGCCAGTTGTCCCGGCCCATGGTTCTCCCTTCGTCGCGACGAGCAGAACGCTAGGCGCGGTGCCACCGGGCGGCGATCAGAGAAGGGCGAACGGGTGGCGGCCCGCCACCCGGATGCTTATCGGAGTAGCGCGCGGATAAAACTTCTGACGGCCCGTGACCTGGGCATCCGTCAGCTTCCGGAGTGTTCGCACGGCGTGTCGGATCACCGGTCCGGAGCAGCGCCGAAATGCGGCCGATCAAGGTTCTGGTGAGGGTTCGTCATGGGAGGCGTTCTCGTCGATCCATCCCGGTGCACAGAGCCCCGGGGCGCTTCCCGGTGGAGGTTGGAACGATGCGTGCTACACGCGCTCTGGTGGTCGCGGCGGCCGCCGTCGCCGCCCTCGGGGCCGGCGCCCCGATGGCGACCGCCGGCGGAGATGTCGGGAACAACCAGAACAACAACCAGAACAACAATCAGAACAACGGCAACAACCAGAACGACTGGAACGACCCGGGCGGCTGGAACAACGGCAACAACAACGGGAACGGCAACAACAACGGCAACGGCAACAACAACGGGAACGGCAACAACAACGGCAACGGGAACAACAACGGCAACGGCAACGGGCGCAACAACGGCCCGAACAACGTGACCGTCGACCCCGAGCGCGTGCACCAGGGCGCGGCCATGCAGGTCAGCGCCGAGGGCTGCGGCCGGGGCGGCAGCGTCTCGTCCAACGCCTTCCGCACCACCCGGCTCTCGGCCGGCCGGGTCGGCCACGCCCGGGTCCGCATCTTCGACGACGCGACCCCCGGCACGTACAACCTGACGGTCCGGTGCGACGGCACCGACCGGACGGCGGGTCACCGCTTCACCGTGCTCGACAGCCGGGGCGCCCAGGGCGGGCTCGGCGGCTCGATGGCGGCGACCCCGGCGGAGATGGGCGTCGGCGCCGGTCTCGTCGCCTCGGCGGCCCTCGGCGGAGGCGTGTACATCATGCGCCGCCGGAGGACGGGTCATGGGACGGCCTGACCGTCAGGACGCCCCCGCCGGACCGATAACGAAGTCGCCCCGAGTCCTCAGTCAGGACCCGGGGCGACTCTCGTTTCCCATCCGCTCGTACCGGTCAGTGCGAGCGGCTCTCCCTGCGGCGGCGTACGAAGAACACGACACCGGCCCCGGCGGCCACGGCGAGCGCGGTGCCCGCCACGATCTCACCGGAGTTCACGCTGTCGATGCTGCCGCCCAGACCGCCCTGCACACCGGCCGGCGAGGCCGTGGCCGCCGCCGTGCTGGTCGAACTCGTGGTGGGCGTGCCCGTGGCCGCGCTGACGGTGAGGTTCACCTTGGCCGTGGAGCTGGGCGAGGTGTTGCAGATGAACGTCACCTCGTAGGCGGCGCCCGGCTTGGCATCCCAGTCCACGGTGGCCTGGGCGCTGCCGTTCACCGGGATGGTGACGGTGTCGAACACCCCCGAGGACGCCGTGGCCGTCGTGGAGCAACCCCGGGCCGCCAGGGTGACCTTGCCCCCGGGCGCGACCACCGACGGCGTCACGGTGTACCCGTTCCCGCCGCCCGACGGACCGCCCGCGGTCGCCGCGTACGCGGACACGGCCGGGCCGGTCAGGGCGAGTGCGGCGGCGCCGAGCAGAGCGACGGGGGCGACACGTATTGCGCGCATGGTGAATCCTCCGGGTCCCCGAGGAGCAGCTGCGGAACGGATTTCCACAAAGTGTCAGAAATGCACCTCGAATGCCGCCCACGCTAGAAGTGGTGCATTTCGCCCGCGATCGGGGTCCGGCGAATGGGGCACCGCTGTCCCCCGGGCGGCGCACCGGCCCCGGCTACCCGTCCGCCGCCCCCGGGAAGAGGTCGAGGAAGGGGGCGGCGGTGGCCGAGAAGCCCCGTCCGAACGGTGCGTCGAAGTCCCAGATCAGGAAGAGGAGGAAGGCGATCAGCACACTGAAGAGCCCCGCGAGCAGGAGTTCCCGGAAGGTCCGGCGGATCTGCAGGGTGAAGATCAGTCCCACGGTCACCAGGGCGCCGATGACCAGCCCGAACCACACCACCCCCGGCATGGTCGCGCCGGCACTCTGCCCCCGTGCGCTCCGGGCGTCGTCGGCGGCGGCCACCTGGTCGACCAGCGGCTGGTACGCCTGCCCCTCGTGGTCCGTCTTCGGCCGGTAGTCCGTGACGTCGTCGCGCACCCGGTCCAGCAGTTCGGCACCGCGGTCGCCGAGCGTCCCGTGCTTCGTCATGGTCTGCCACTCGTCGTGCACCACGTAGC
Proteins encoded in this window:
- a CDS encoding sigma-70 family RNA polymerase sigma factor; amino-acid sequence: MTTTKTDERALAELQRDHGPALFHFLLGLTFGDRQRAEDLLQETLVRAWQHPEAFDGPYESMRPWLFTVARRLAIDARRSRLARPAEVSDAGLECAPAGADTAESAVAALDVREAVRALSPEHRSVLVQIYFRGLSVGETAEVLGIPAGTVKSRSHYALRLLSRNLPGYTRRPSQGRTVVGSSCL
- a CDS encoding IS481 family transposase; translation: MPHRNAPLTETGRLRLARCVVEEGWPLRRAAERFQVSPTTAQRWAGRYRHLGEAGMTDRSSRPRHSPGRTPTRTERRIIKVRVLRRWGPARIAHHLRLVPSTVHRVLTRFGLARLTHLDRATGRNIRRYEREKPGELVHVDIKKLGNIPDGGGHKVLGRQAGRKTRKSAGYSYIHTAVDDHSRLAYSEIHTNEKKETATAFWQRAHAYFTSAGITVERVLTDNGSCYKSHTWRDTLAAAGITHKRTRPYRPQTNGKVERLNRTLLDEWAYARPYQSEQERRDAFPGWLHTYNHHRGHTALAGKPPASRVPNLTGQYN
- a CDS encoding bestrophin-like domain; its protein translation is MSEWLVLTLAMVAATAVVLTIAVLSNRRLPEDDDPSETPDVIEYMTMMIGVIYAIVLGLAIAGVWEGRGAAQEYVRQEAQALHEVSERSAVYPQEVRTRIRADVDAYVSYVVHDEWQTMTKHGTLGDRGAELLDRVRDDVTDYRPKTDHEGQAYQPLVDQVAAADDARSARGQSAGATMPGVVWFGLVIGALVTVGLIFTLQIRRTFRELLLAGLFSVLIAFLLFLIWDFDAPFGRGFSATAAPFLDLFPGAADG
- a CDS encoding class F sortase translates to MGRDNWRPERIRHSPWGALALAMLSGLALMRNGADLSPGPPQPVAAASVGHQNNAPAAPAAGPVVKPLPYAPVTRVAIPDIQVDAPVIDVSLDPDGWIETPPPEDPNLAGWYQNGVSPGQAGTSVIVGHVDNKAGPAVFYGLGSLKKGDHIEIDRSDDRVAVFEVYGVEVFAKNDFPGARVYGDTGQPELRVITCGGGYTKANGYDGNVVVFARLVETR
- a CDS encoding polysaccharide deacetylase family protein, with amino-acid sequence MKSEHRLPSRRTVLRLAAGLGTATAVALVATDPVTSPPRSAAPVTGAAGAPAAVFRGGPLAYRLRPMTGQAPPRYRPAAPPVRTRPFEQLPDIGNAMVLSFDDGPDPLYTPHILDTLRAHDVRAMFFLCGEMANDNRDLVRRISDEGHTVGNHSWTHPLVTKLSRAGVTDELGRTSEVIEKITGEAPLWYRAPYGAWNRNSFEIGAALGMEPMAWTVDTLDWTVPGTGTIVRRVRQGAGAGVVVLSHDAGGNRSQSVAALRRYLPELLDDGYRLTVPQRR
- a CDS encoding universal stress protein → MTDQHSHQFERGTDGPKVIVAGLDGSESSMRAAAYAAGLARRQRAMLALVYVQPVLAAGAALGAPVGDATAEVAEGLVEEIRQSTARMKDIWDVRWEFHTFRGDPYNGLVTAADELKADAVVVGASESAGHRFIGSVAVRLVKAGRWPVTVVP
- a CDS encoding sensor histidine kinase, translating into MTGAGYAVIVVLALLLFGGGLLLGRRTARPLRTSDVGTPVEHATFETLHTASLAAPPLRAGLTEDSARRSARRLRSLLGTEALCLTDRDGVLVWDGEGDHHGRDVMEQVAGVLETGRDTAFRSDCDDLDCPLKWAVAVPLTVDHRVLGTLVAYAPRESAVLARAAGEVARWVCVQLELAELDRSRTQLIEAEIRALRAQISPHFIFNSLAAIASFVRTDPEQARELLLEFADFTRYSFRSHGDFTTLADELHSIDQYLALVRARFGERLSVTLQVAPEVLPVALPFLCLQPLVENAVKHGLEGAVTSSRITISALDAGSEAEVVIEDDGTGMDPQRLRHILRGEGGRSTGIGLLNVDERLRQVYGDEYGLVIETGIGAGMRITVRLPKYRAGVHGS